A genomic segment from Lutzomyia longipalpis isolate SR_M1_2022 chromosome 3, ASM2433408v1 encodes:
- the LOC129793641 gene encoding uncharacterized protein DDB_G0284459-like isoform X1, with amino-acid sequence MSGHPVGLRFAPFAQSVAAKGAAAAGGCGGEKSMHSGHTKGRHLQSTKATNTTSLSGSETDISTSTENLSMEERYVLRHTARVEPQGQENMLENVPIVASENARFSSNASMDSSTRYPSSNRSISETRNPIYVQQATQQVPGGQNVAGNGSGSGSNRNSLKQETNSNRSSMDVSTCSYNTIIIHNDDSLYSLNGRDYPSPPPSSIIKKDRPRSYGEQGIQEITQIPDDYLNQSHVLKHLAKEIKIPVNRRSNTRDSGVSENTDPKDPPKYVNWSGATEDPTMAVSKVKSKSQPDLTRLADIDLETIEALMKENSLLKQQLNTCYMKVAKTQKLEEEVANIYRVHEELVQSCERREKLERAARTRLQTDLQRVQELNKALKDQVDIFQSQLLAPSEHQILIAQLFTQNKELTAAKDRQEIELAAQRATLQEQRNHIGILDTALTNTQQNMRRLEDELRKKQTYIERLTQLHQQTKQQQQNEERRRFVYENELSKDSNRSGSSTNSESKWQIQEKANQIARLENEQRQLEEAQLRQNVAKAMEKTAQETDRIIAEAKHDKMRYLEEVHTAQRRVNDLQAHLKVLESRLAEKDAVLRVLQGPKACVASFDSYNLSTDSFAMSPLTYNSQGSFNVSNTSFHTATNTSSILDTSPYGGNSASNFSPTPSISATYGASPATATATPYGSQTPTPTYNHQSAMNLQSMGNYSPNSSSAYSGGNFDGGHSYGQPASTYESSYDATRNSMDDHMKKQLDEQLSKRGLCCFPSLTTKKINIQPLLSDEVSVLSTNNSDAFLQKLAHIDQRERERQEKQQDVAKNEEIVLLEKQGRCSQKIRNNTMGNLVQVSQSVGQNMTDISNIGVSSASKVPKLVTNLTQNILPPRKERGSSLPPTASALPRPPRGLKPPRKIEYDRLSDSELKKRSQTPPKLAQRAAAYDLKTGSLKRTEYSPRREFSPQKTYIEMKDAMVFKHKDYGSIPRPTFSKPDFTSTRNYQRLEEVSPARKASPADGTLKRSLLPSVVRKPTPVGKSSRDSLNSASSGSNNSNHSATNSRSSPIHAEQPYHPLHYHAKTPPKYIPLGVRPLAPPPVKPQPPMMHHPPPPAASLPPKPAERRAGSVTRGENRYRIQF; translated from the exons ATGTCCGGGCATCCAGTGGGGCTGAGATTCGCGCCATTTGCACAGTCAGTCGCGGCAAAgggagcagcagcagcaggtGGTTGTGGTGGGGAGAAAAGCATGCACAGTGGCCACACAAAGGGGAGACACTTGCAGAGTACCAAAGCCACCAATACAACCAGCTTGTCCGGCAGTGAGACGGACATTAGTACGTCCACGGAGAATCTCTCAATGGAGGAACGCTACGTGCTACGTCACACGGCTCGTGTTGAGCCACAGGGGCAGGAGAATATGCTGGAGAATGTCCCCATAGTTGCCAGTGAGAATGCCAGATTCTCCTCAAATGCCTCCATGGACTCCTCCACGAGGTACCCATCGAGCAATCGGAGTATTTCCGAAACAAGGAACCCCATCTACGTCCAACAGGCCACACAGCAGGTCCCAGGTGGACAGAATGTGGCTGGGAATGGGAGTGGAAGTGGTTCCAATAGGAATTCCCTCAAG CAGGAAACAAACTCAAATCGTTCATCAATGGACGTGAGCACGTGCTCATACAACACAATCATCATCCACAACGACGACAGCCTGTACTCACTCAATGGGCGCGACTACCCGAGCCCACCGCCGTCGTCAATCATCAAGAAGGATCGCCCACGATCGTACGGGGAGCAGGGAATCCAGGAGATCACGCAAATCCCCGATGATTACCTCAATCAGAGTCACGTGCTGAAGCACCTGGCCAAGGAGATCAAGATCCCCGTCAATCGACGCAGCAATACGCGCGATTCGGGTGTTTCCGAGAACACCGACCCCAAGGATCCGCCCAAGTACGTCAACTGGAGCGGGGCCACGGAGGACCCCACGATGGCGGTGAGTAAGGTGAAGAGCAAGAGTCAGCCAGACCTCACGCGTCTCGCGGACATTGATCTGGAGACAATTGAGGCGCTCATGAAGGAGAATTCACTCCTCAAGCAGCAACTCAACACGTGCTACATGAAAGTAGCCAAAACTCAAAAG CTCGAGGAAGAAGTAGCGAATATTTATCGCGTTCATGAGGAGTTGGTTCAATCGTGTGAACGTCGTGAGAAGCTTGAACGGGCGGCAAGGACGCGCCTCCAGACGGACCTTCAGCGTGTCCAGGAGCTCAATAAAGCGCTCAAGGATCAAGTTGATATTTTTCAGAGTCAACTTTTAGCACCGTCTGAGCATCAAATTCTCATTGCTCAACTTTTTACGCAAa ATAAGGAATTAACAGCAGCTAAGGATCGGCAGGAGATTGAATTAGCTGCTCAGAGAGCGACTCTGCAGGAGCAGAGAAATCACATTGGGATACTCGATACAGCGCTCACGAATACTCAGCAAAATATGCGAAGATTGGAGGATGAG TTAAGGAAGAAGCAGACCTACATTGAACGCCTAACGCAGCTGCATCAGCAGACgaagcagcagcaacagaATGAGGAGCGAAGGAGATTTGTTTATGAGAATGAGCTTAGTAAGGATTCAAATAGAAGCGGAAGTAGCACAAATAGCGAATCAAAATGGCAAATTCAGGAGAAGGCTAACCAAATAGCTAG ATTGGAGAATGAGCAGAGGCAACTCGAAGAGGCCCAACTGAGGCAGAATGTAGCGAAGGCAATGGAGAAGACAGCCCAGGAAACGGATAGGATTATTGCGGAAGCAAAACACGACAAAATGCGCTACTTGGAGGAAGTTCATACAGCTCAGAGGCGTGTTAATGACCTCCAGGCGCACCTAAAAGTCCTCGAAAGTCGCCTAGCTGAGAAAGATGCCGTCCTACGTGTCCTACAAGGACCAAAAG cTTGCGTGGCCTCCTTTGACTCCTACAACCTTTCAACTGATAGTTTTGCCATGAGCCCCCTGACGTACAATAGTCAGGGTTCCTTCAATGTGTCCAACACATCCTTCCACACAGCCACAAACACCTCCTCAATCCTCGACACCTCCCCATATGGGGGGAATTCAGCATCAAACTTCTCCCCAACTCCCTCAATTTCTGCCACTTACGGTGCTTCACCGGCAACGGCCACGGCCACCCCGTACGGTAGTCAAACCCCTACGCCAACGTACAATCACCAGAGCGCAATGAATCTGCAATCAATGGGGAACTATTCGCCAAATTCAAGTTCAGCCTACAGCGGGGGGAATTTCGATGGGGGTCATAGCTACGGGCAACCCGCGAGTACGTATGAATCCAGCTACGATGCAACGCGCAACTCAATGGATGATCACATGAAGAAGCAACTGGATGAGCAGCTGAGCAAG CGAGGTCTTTGCTGCTTTCCCAGTTTAACaacgaagaaaatcaatattcaaCCTCTACTCTCGGATGAGGTTTCTGTTCTTTCCACCAACAACAGCGATGCCTTCCTTCAG AAATTAGCTCACATTGATCAGCGTGAGCGAGAGAGGCAAGAGAAGCAACAGGATGTGGCGAAGAATGAGGAGATTGTGTTGCTGGAGAAGCAGGGGCGATGCTCCCAGAAGATTCGCAACAATACAATGGGGAACCTCGTGCAGGTGTCACAGAGTGTTGGGCAGAATATGACGGATATCAGCAATATTGGCGTCTCTTCGGCGTCAAAA GTCCCAAAATTAGTGACAAATCTCACGCAGAATATCCTCCCACCGCGAAAGGAGCGCGGATCATCCCTCCCACCAACAGCAAGTGCCCTTCCGCGTCCTCCGCGTGGCCTCAAACCCCCGCGGAAGATTGAATACGACCGTCTGAGTGATTCAGAGCTGAAGAAGCGCTCCCAGACGCCACCGAAGCTCGCTCAGAGGGCAGCTGCGTATGATCTCAAGACGGGCAGCTTGAAGCGCACAGAGTACAGCCCCCGCAGGGAATTCTCCCCGCAGAAGACCTACATTGAAATGAAGGACGCCATGGTGTTCAAACACAAGGATTACGGCTCAATCCCACGTCCCACCTTCTCAAAACCCGACTTCACGTCCACACGGAACTACCAGCGCCTTGAGGAAGTCTCTCCAGCGCGGAAGGCCAGCCCTGCCGATGGGACACTCAAGCGCTCCCTTCTGCCGTCTGTTGTGCGCAAACCCACTCCTGTGGGCAAAAGTTCCCGGGATTCCCTCAATTCGGCCTCCAGTGGCTCCAACAACTCCAACCATTCAGCCACAAATTCCCGCTCAAGCCCCATTCATGCCGAACAGCCCTACCATCCGCTCCATTATCACGCTAAAACACCCCCAAAGTACATCCCCCTCGGTGTGAGACCCCTAGCGCCACCTCCTGTGAAGCCACAACCACCCATGATGCATCATCCACCACCCCCAGCTGCTTCCTTGCCCCCCAAACCAGCAGAACGACGAGCAGGGAGTGTCACGCGGGGTGAAAATCGCTACCGCATCCAATTCTGA
- the LOC129793641 gene encoding uncharacterized protein DDB_G0284459-like isoform X2: MSGHPVGLRFAPFAQSVAAKGAAAAGGCGGEKSMHSGHTKGRHLQSTKATNTTSLSGSETDISTSTENLSMEERYVLRHTARVEPQGQENMLENVPIVASENARFSSNASMDSSTRYPSSNRSISETRNPIYVQQATQQVPGGQNVAGNGSGSGSNRNSLKETNSNRSSMDVSTCSYNTIIIHNDDSLYSLNGRDYPSPPPSSIIKKDRPRSYGEQGIQEITQIPDDYLNQSHVLKHLAKEIKIPVNRRSNTRDSGVSENTDPKDPPKYVNWSGATEDPTMAVSKVKSKSQPDLTRLADIDLETIEALMKENSLLKQQLNTCYMKVAKTQKLEEEVANIYRVHEELVQSCERREKLERAARTRLQTDLQRVQELNKALKDQVDIFQSQLLAPSEHQILIAQLFTQNKELTAAKDRQEIELAAQRATLQEQRNHIGILDTALTNTQQNMRRLEDELRKKQTYIERLTQLHQQTKQQQQNEERRRFVYENELSKDSNRSGSSTNSESKWQIQEKANQIARLENEQRQLEEAQLRQNVAKAMEKTAQETDRIIAEAKHDKMRYLEEVHTAQRRVNDLQAHLKVLESRLAEKDAVLRVLQGPKACVASFDSYNLSTDSFAMSPLTYNSQGSFNVSNTSFHTATNTSSILDTSPYGGNSASNFSPTPSISATYGASPATATATPYGSQTPTPTYNHQSAMNLQSMGNYSPNSSSAYSGGNFDGGHSYGQPASTYESSYDATRNSMDDHMKKQLDEQLSKRGLCCFPSLTTKKINIQPLLSDEVSVLSTNNSDAFLQKLAHIDQRERERQEKQQDVAKNEEIVLLEKQGRCSQKIRNNTMGNLVQVSQSVGQNMTDISNIGVSSASKVPKLVTNLTQNILPPRKERGSSLPPTASALPRPPRGLKPPRKIEYDRLSDSELKKRSQTPPKLAQRAAAYDLKTGSLKRTEYSPRREFSPQKTYIEMKDAMVFKHKDYGSIPRPTFSKPDFTSTRNYQRLEEVSPARKASPADGTLKRSLLPSVVRKPTPVGKSSRDSLNSASSGSNNSNHSATNSRSSPIHAEQPYHPLHYHAKTPPKYIPLGVRPLAPPPVKPQPPMMHHPPPPAASLPPKPAERRAGSVTRGENRYRIQF; the protein is encoded by the exons ATGTCCGGGCATCCAGTGGGGCTGAGATTCGCGCCATTTGCACAGTCAGTCGCGGCAAAgggagcagcagcagcaggtGGTTGTGGTGGGGAGAAAAGCATGCACAGTGGCCACACAAAGGGGAGACACTTGCAGAGTACCAAAGCCACCAATACAACCAGCTTGTCCGGCAGTGAGACGGACATTAGTACGTCCACGGAGAATCTCTCAATGGAGGAACGCTACGTGCTACGTCACACGGCTCGTGTTGAGCCACAGGGGCAGGAGAATATGCTGGAGAATGTCCCCATAGTTGCCAGTGAGAATGCCAGATTCTCCTCAAATGCCTCCATGGACTCCTCCACGAGGTACCCATCGAGCAATCGGAGTATTTCCGAAACAAGGAACCCCATCTACGTCCAACAGGCCACACAGCAGGTCCCAGGTGGACAGAATGTGGCTGGGAATGGGAGTGGAAGTGGTTCCAATAGGAATTCCCTCAAG GAAACAAACTCAAATCGTTCATCAATGGACGTGAGCACGTGCTCATACAACACAATCATCATCCACAACGACGACAGCCTGTACTCACTCAATGGGCGCGACTACCCGAGCCCACCGCCGTCGTCAATCATCAAGAAGGATCGCCCACGATCGTACGGGGAGCAGGGAATCCAGGAGATCACGCAAATCCCCGATGATTACCTCAATCAGAGTCACGTGCTGAAGCACCTGGCCAAGGAGATCAAGATCCCCGTCAATCGACGCAGCAATACGCGCGATTCGGGTGTTTCCGAGAACACCGACCCCAAGGATCCGCCCAAGTACGTCAACTGGAGCGGGGCCACGGAGGACCCCACGATGGCGGTGAGTAAGGTGAAGAGCAAGAGTCAGCCAGACCTCACGCGTCTCGCGGACATTGATCTGGAGACAATTGAGGCGCTCATGAAGGAGAATTCACTCCTCAAGCAGCAACTCAACACGTGCTACATGAAAGTAGCCAAAACTCAAAAG CTCGAGGAAGAAGTAGCGAATATTTATCGCGTTCATGAGGAGTTGGTTCAATCGTGTGAACGTCGTGAGAAGCTTGAACGGGCGGCAAGGACGCGCCTCCAGACGGACCTTCAGCGTGTCCAGGAGCTCAATAAAGCGCTCAAGGATCAAGTTGATATTTTTCAGAGTCAACTTTTAGCACCGTCTGAGCATCAAATTCTCATTGCTCAACTTTTTACGCAAa ATAAGGAATTAACAGCAGCTAAGGATCGGCAGGAGATTGAATTAGCTGCTCAGAGAGCGACTCTGCAGGAGCAGAGAAATCACATTGGGATACTCGATACAGCGCTCACGAATACTCAGCAAAATATGCGAAGATTGGAGGATGAG TTAAGGAAGAAGCAGACCTACATTGAACGCCTAACGCAGCTGCATCAGCAGACgaagcagcagcaacagaATGAGGAGCGAAGGAGATTTGTTTATGAGAATGAGCTTAGTAAGGATTCAAATAGAAGCGGAAGTAGCACAAATAGCGAATCAAAATGGCAAATTCAGGAGAAGGCTAACCAAATAGCTAG ATTGGAGAATGAGCAGAGGCAACTCGAAGAGGCCCAACTGAGGCAGAATGTAGCGAAGGCAATGGAGAAGACAGCCCAGGAAACGGATAGGATTATTGCGGAAGCAAAACACGACAAAATGCGCTACTTGGAGGAAGTTCATACAGCTCAGAGGCGTGTTAATGACCTCCAGGCGCACCTAAAAGTCCTCGAAAGTCGCCTAGCTGAGAAAGATGCCGTCCTACGTGTCCTACAAGGACCAAAAG cTTGCGTGGCCTCCTTTGACTCCTACAACCTTTCAACTGATAGTTTTGCCATGAGCCCCCTGACGTACAATAGTCAGGGTTCCTTCAATGTGTCCAACACATCCTTCCACACAGCCACAAACACCTCCTCAATCCTCGACACCTCCCCATATGGGGGGAATTCAGCATCAAACTTCTCCCCAACTCCCTCAATTTCTGCCACTTACGGTGCTTCACCGGCAACGGCCACGGCCACCCCGTACGGTAGTCAAACCCCTACGCCAACGTACAATCACCAGAGCGCAATGAATCTGCAATCAATGGGGAACTATTCGCCAAATTCAAGTTCAGCCTACAGCGGGGGGAATTTCGATGGGGGTCATAGCTACGGGCAACCCGCGAGTACGTATGAATCCAGCTACGATGCAACGCGCAACTCAATGGATGATCACATGAAGAAGCAACTGGATGAGCAGCTGAGCAAG CGAGGTCTTTGCTGCTTTCCCAGTTTAACaacgaagaaaatcaatattcaaCCTCTACTCTCGGATGAGGTTTCTGTTCTTTCCACCAACAACAGCGATGCCTTCCTTCAG AAATTAGCTCACATTGATCAGCGTGAGCGAGAGAGGCAAGAGAAGCAACAGGATGTGGCGAAGAATGAGGAGATTGTGTTGCTGGAGAAGCAGGGGCGATGCTCCCAGAAGATTCGCAACAATACAATGGGGAACCTCGTGCAGGTGTCACAGAGTGTTGGGCAGAATATGACGGATATCAGCAATATTGGCGTCTCTTCGGCGTCAAAA GTCCCAAAATTAGTGACAAATCTCACGCAGAATATCCTCCCACCGCGAAAGGAGCGCGGATCATCCCTCCCACCAACAGCAAGTGCCCTTCCGCGTCCTCCGCGTGGCCTCAAACCCCCGCGGAAGATTGAATACGACCGTCTGAGTGATTCAGAGCTGAAGAAGCGCTCCCAGACGCCACCGAAGCTCGCTCAGAGGGCAGCTGCGTATGATCTCAAGACGGGCAGCTTGAAGCGCACAGAGTACAGCCCCCGCAGGGAATTCTCCCCGCAGAAGACCTACATTGAAATGAAGGACGCCATGGTGTTCAAACACAAGGATTACGGCTCAATCCCACGTCCCACCTTCTCAAAACCCGACTTCACGTCCACACGGAACTACCAGCGCCTTGAGGAAGTCTCTCCAGCGCGGAAGGCCAGCCCTGCCGATGGGACACTCAAGCGCTCCCTTCTGCCGTCTGTTGTGCGCAAACCCACTCCTGTGGGCAAAAGTTCCCGGGATTCCCTCAATTCGGCCTCCAGTGGCTCCAACAACTCCAACCATTCAGCCACAAATTCCCGCTCAAGCCCCATTCATGCCGAACAGCCCTACCATCCGCTCCATTATCACGCTAAAACACCCCCAAAGTACATCCCCCTCGGTGTGAGACCCCTAGCGCCACCTCCTGTGAAGCCACAACCACCCATGATGCATCATCCACCACCCCCAGCTGCTTCCTTGCCCCCCAAACCAGCAGAACGACGAGCAGGGAGTGTCACGCGGGGTGAAAATCGCTACCGCATCCAATTCTGA